One region of Sylvia atricapilla isolate bSylAtr1 chromosome Z, bSylAtr1.pri, whole genome shotgun sequence genomic DNA includes:
- the LPAR4 gene encoding lysophosphatidic acid receptor 4, with protein MGNHSNNHTCLTDDSFKYNLYGAVYSVVFILGLITNCASLFVFLFRMKMRSETAIFMTNLAVSDLLFVFTLPFKIFYNFNRHWPFGDTLCKISGTAFLTNIYGSMLFLTCISVDRFLAIVYPFRSRTIRTRRNSAIVCAGVWILVLSGGISASLFSTTNVSNTSTTCFEGFSKRIWKTYLSKITIFIEVVGFIIPLLLNLTCSSLVLRTLRKPATLSQIGTNKEKVLKMIIVHVAIFVVCFVPYNSILFLYALVRSQAIANCSLERFARTMYPITLCIATLNCCFDPFIYYFTSESFQKSFNIKTQIKMDSLFKTEVPLTKTALPAPQDEISDQAITNGGDPTSESHF; from the coding sequence ATGGGAAACCACAGCAACAACCATACCTGCCTGACAGATGATTCCTTCAAGTACAACCTGTACGGAGCCGTGTACAGCGTGGTCTTCATCCTTGGCTTGATCACAAACTGCGCCTCCCTCTTCGTTTTCCTCTTCCGGATGAAGATGAGGAGCGAGACGGCCATTTTCATGACCAACCTGGCGGTCTCAGACTTGCTTTTTGTGTTCACCTTACCCTTCAAGATCTTCTACAACTTCAACAGGCACTGGCCCTTCGGGGACACCCTGTGCAAGATCTCGGGCACGGCGTTCCTCACCAACATCTACGGGAGCATGCTGTTCCTCACCTGCATCAGCGTGGATCGCTTCCTGGCCATCGTGTATCCCTTCCGCTCCCGCACCATCCGCACCAGGAGGAATTCCGCCATCGTCTGCGCCGGCGTCTGGATCCTGGTCCTCAGCGGTGGGATTTCGGCCTCGCTCTTCTCCACGACCAACGTGTCCAACACCAGCACGACCTGCTTCGAAGGGTTCTCCAAAAGGATCTGGAAAACTTACCTGTCCAAGATCACCATATTTATCGAGGTGGTGGGATTCATCATCCCTCTGCTGCTCAACCTCACGTGCTCCTCGCTGGTTCTCCGGACTTTACGGAAGCCGGCCACCCTGTCCCAGATTGGGACGAACAAGGAGAAAGTGCTGAAGATGATCATCGTGCACGTGGCCATCTTCGTTGTGTGCTTTGTACCCTACAACTCCATCCTGTTCCTGTACGCGCTTGTGCGCTCCCAGGCCATCGCCAACTGCTCCCTGGAGAGGTTTGCCAGGACCATGTACCCCATCACCTTGTGCATCGCCACCCTCAACTGCTGCTTTGACCCCTTCATCTACTACTTCACCTCTGAGTCCTTCCAGAAGTCCTTCAACATCAAAACCCAGATCAAAATGGATTCTCTTTTCAAGACGGAGGTGCCGCTCACAAAGACAGCGCTGCCGGCGCCGCAGGATGAGATCAGTGACCAGGCCATCACCAACGGAGGAGATCCCACATCTGAATCCCATTTCTAG